CTCGTCGACGCCCAGCGACGGATCGTCGATGCGCTTGTGGTAGTCCTCGGGCCCGTCGAACACGACCGCCTTGCCCTCGAACATGTGGGGATGGTCCGGGTCGGACAGGTAGCGGGCGCGGAACTCGTCCCCGATCACCGACACCTTCATGACGGCGCTTTCGAACAGGTTGCCGGTCATCACCAGGAAGCCGGCATCCGTCTTCAGCGGACGGTCGTAGGGGCGGATCACCTCCGGGTCGCCGGGCGGGCACGCCTCCAGGTTCTCGGCAAGGGTCCGGCCGTTCACCGTCAGCACGTCGCCGTGCAGGCGCCCGGCCCGGAGCAGCTCGCGCATGACCGCCGGCACGCCGCCCGCCCGGTGGAAGCCCTCGCCCAGGAAACGGCCGGCCGGCTGGCAATCCACGAGAAGCGGCACGTCGTGGCCGACCCGTTGCCAGTCCGAAAGGTCCAGTTCCACCCCGGCGTGGCGGGCGATGGCGATCATGTGGGGCGGGCAGTTGGACGAGGCGCCGATGGCCGAAGCCAGCACGATGGTGTTCTCGAACGCCGCCTTGGTCATGATGCGGGACGGCCGCAGGTCCTCGTGCACCATCCCCACGATCCGCCGGCCGGTCTCGTAGGCCATCTGGCCGCGCTCGCGGTAGGGCGCCGGAATGGCGGCCCCGCCGGGCAAGGACATGCCCAGCCCTTCGGCCAGCGAGTTCATGGACAGGGCCGTGCCCATGGTGTTGCAGTGGCCGACCGACGGGGCCGAGGCCGCGGCCATGCGCATGAATTCCTTGTAGTCGATCTCGCCCGCCGCCAGCATTTCGCGGGCCTTCCAGATGATGGTGCCGGACCCCGCCAGCTCGCCGCGGTGATGGCCGTCCAGCATGGGGCCGCCGGACAGCACGATGGCCGGGATGTCCACCGTGGCGGCCCCCATGAGCATGGCCGGCGTGGTCTTGTCGCAGCCGGTGGTCAACACCACCCCGTCCAGCGGATAGCCGAACAGCACCTCCACCAGGCTGAGATAGGCCAGGTTGCGGTCCAGCGCGGCCGTCGGTCGCTTGCCGGTTTCCTGGATCGGGTGGACCGGGAATTCGATGGGGATGCCGCCGGCATCGCGGATGCCCGCCTTCACACGGTCGGCCAACTGGACATGATGGCGGTTGCAGGGCGTCAGGTCGCTGCCGGTCTGGGCGATGCCGATGATCGGCCGGCCCGACTGCAGCTCCTCGGTCGTCAGGCCGTAGTTCAGGTAGCGCTCCAGATAGAGCGCCGTCATGTCCGGGTCGCCCGGATTGTCGAACCACTCCCGGCTGCGGAGCTTGCGGCTGGTGTCGGCGGCCATCGGTTCATCCTTCCCAAATTTCGGTCGCGGAAGCTGAAGGGCGGGTCACCACAGCGGCTCAACCCGGAACGACGCCGTGACCTCCGCCCCCGGTGCGACCACGGTGCCGCCGACCTTGTCGGGACCCAGATGCGTCAGGTTCAGCCAGTCCGTGCAGTTGCTCACCGCTTCGAGCGCGATCAGGTTCTCGTCGGAGGGGATGTACAGGACCAGGAAGCGGAGCGGCTCGTCCGCGGTCACCCGCAGGCCCGCCTGCCATTCGGGCCAGCGGATCAGCGCGGTCCGGTCCCAGCCGACGAAGTTGTTGTCCAGGACGGCATCCGCGGCCCGCAGGCCATCGGCCAGCCGGTCCACCACCGCCGTGTGCTCCAGCCGGGTCGGCATGACGTCCTCGTCCGACGACCAGATCGCGGACACACGGGCCTGGATGGTCATGCCGGGGGTGCGCGAGTAATAGGGATGGTGCCCGAACCCGAGCGGCATCGGGCGGCCACCCGGGTTCCGCACCGTCATGGTCACGGTCAGCGCGTCCGGGGTCAGGGCGTAGGTCTGGCGGGCCTCGTAGGGGAACGGCCAGACGTCCGGCCATCCCCGCGGAGGTTCGTACTTGAGGGCGAGCGTCACCGACGCGACCGCGTGTTCGACCACCGTCCAGGGCTGTTGCCAGGCGTTGCCATGGATGGGGTGGCGCGACTTGGCATAGTTCCGCGGCAGCCGCACGGTCGTGCCTTCGAACGTGAAGGCGCCGTCGCGGATGCGGTTGCAGAACGGGACCAGCGGGAAGCTCGCCATCTCGCGCGGATTGCGTTCGGCGAGCGCGGCCGCCGATGCCGGCCGGAACCAGTCGATGCGCCGTCCCTCCCGTTCCCCCCGGAAGGCGGCGATCGACCCGCCCACCTCGGGCACCACGTCGAGGAACAGGCCGCCGGCCGCAATGGTCAGCACATCCGGCACCGCCGGGTTGGTCATGCCGCGCTCCCGCAGTTCGGTGAAGGGATCCCCGGACGAGGATCCGGAGCCCGTCCGTTCAATAGGCGAAGGCCTGGTACGTCTCGGTCGGCTTGACCTGCTCCAGGCTCTCCACGATGGGATTGTGCCGCAGCAGGTGCTTGGCCCGGTCGGACAGGCCGTCGTACACGGCCCTCGGCACCTGGATCGACACCTCGGGCCGGAACAGCCATTTGCGGCTGTAGCCGATGACCACCATGGGCCGGGGCACGTCGGTGCGGTTCGGGGTGCCGCGGTGGAGGTGCCGCACGTCGCGGACCATCACGTCACCCAACCGCATCGGCACGGGCTCCAGCGGGGATTCCCCGGACTGGATCTTCGCCATGCCGACGTCGCGGGTGACCATGTGGGTCCCCTTCGCGATCTCGATGGGGCCGTTCTCCATCGTCACATCGCACAGCGGGAAGTTCACCGCCAACTGGTAGGACGGCGTCTCGACGCCCCATTCCGGGAACAGGGGCGGGGTGTCGCGGTGGACCTCCTGGTAGTCGGACCCGCGCACCGGCGTGTCGCTGGCGAGCTGACACATGACCGGGTCGCGGCCCACCAGCCGCTCCACCAGGCCCAGGATGTCCTCGTCCTCGAAGATTCCGGGGTCGGCGAACACGCCCTGGAACGGCAGGGTGACGTAGTAGCGGCCGGAGCCGCGGTTCTGAAGGCGGTCGCCCTCCTCCGCGACACGGGCATCGAACAGCGGCTGGAACGCCTCGCGCCAAGCCAACAGCTTCTCGGCCGGGAAGTGGCCCTTCAGGACCACGTAGCTGTCGCGCTTGGCGGTCTCGGCCAGGGCGTCCAATGTGGCGGCATCGTATCGACCAGGCATCTGAGGAAGCTCCCTGTGTTCGGGCTGTCTTCGGGTTTGCGTCGACCGTCTTCCCGCGGCCTCAATTGCCCCGCCCCGCCGTGAGCCGGCTTTGCAGCACCACGACCAGCAGGAGGAAGGCGCCGCGGATCACCGACTGCCAATAGGCACTCAGGCTGATGACCCCGCGGCCGTTCTCGAAATTCAGGATGTTGAACAGCAGGCCCAGCAGCAGCACGCCGGACAGGGTGGCGCCGACCGATCCGACCCCGCCCGTCAACAGCGTGCCGCCGACCACGACGGATGCGATGGCGAACAGCTCCCACCCCGCGCCTTCGGTGGGCTGCCCGGCGCCGAACTGCGATGCCAGGATCACACCGGCCAGCCCGGCCAGCCCGCCGGACAGCACATAGACGCCCACCTTCACGCGGGCGACCCGCAGGCCCATCAGGCGCGCGGCCTCCTCGTTGCCGCCGATGGCCAGCGTCGTGCGTCCGAATGCCGTGAAATTCAGGACCAGCGAGCCCAGCAGGTACGCACCGCCGGCGATCAGGGCCGGAATGGGCACCCCGAGCACCATCCCCTGCCCCAGCTCGATGAAGCTGCCGTCCCACGACACCGACACCGACTGGTTGCCGGCCAGCAGCAATGCCGTGCCATAGGCCGCCAGCATGCTCGCCAGCGTCGCGATGAACGGCAGGATGCCGAGATACGTGATCACCACCCCGTTGAGCAGGCCCGCCGCCAGCCCGGCCGCCACCCCGCCCGCCAGAGCCGGCCCGACACCGTAAGGGCTGAGAAGGGCCGAGATCACGCTGGCCATCGCCGCGACCGCACCCACCGACAGGTCGATGCCGCCGGTCATGATGACGAACGCCATGCCCAGCGCGATCAGCGCGAACATGGAGTTGTAGGCGAGCACGCTGGCGATGTTGTAGGCGCCCAGGAAATTCTCGTACCGCAGCGCCCCAAAGGCGATCACCAGGACCAGGGCCACCAGCACGCCCTGCCGGGCGACCGCGCTGCCGGCGCGGCCGGCCAGCGTGGCGGGCCGGGTGCCGGGAGGCCCGGACGGGCCGGTGGTGCGGACATCGACCGCCGTCATCGCGCGCTCCCTTGCCGTTGCAGCCAGACGGCCAGCAGGATGATTCCCGCCTTGACCACCAGCGCCGCCGCGTCGGGCACGCCGTTCGCCAGCAGCGTGTAGCGGACGAGCTGGATGATCAGCGCCCCCACCAGCGTCCCCACCACCGTGGCGCGGCCGCCCGTCAGCAGCGTTCCGCCCACCGCCACCGCGGCGATGGCGTCCAGCTCCATGCCGAGGCCGATCAGGTTCGCATCGGCGGACGAGTTGATGGCGATCACCACCAGCCCGGCCAGACCCGACAGCAGGCCGGCGATGGCGTAGACGGCCAGCTTCACCCCCCGGACCGGCACGCCGGCCAGACGGGCCGCGCGCTCGTTGCCGCCCGTCGCCAGGACGTGCCGCCCGAACATTGTGCTGCGCAGCGCCCAGGCGGCCACGGCCACGATGGCGAGCATCAGAACCGCCTGGACCGGCAGGCCGAACACGCGGCCGAGGCCGATCCACTGGAACGACGGGTTGCTGAAGGTCTGGAGGTTGCCGTTGGTCATCACCTGGGCAATCCCCCGCCCGGCGATGAACAGGACCAGGGTGGCGATGATCGGCTGGATGGCGAAGCGGGTGACCAGGACCCCGTTGAACACCCCCAGCACCCCGGCCGCGGCGATCGGCAATGCGATGGCCAGGGCGGCGCCCACGGCCGGGTCCA
This genomic interval from Azospirillaceae bacterium contains the following:
- a CDS encoding IlvD/Edd family dehydratase, whose amino-acid sequence is MAADTSRKLRSREWFDNPGDPDMTALYLERYLNYGLTTEELQSGRPIIGIAQTGSDLTPCNRHHVQLADRVKAGIRDAGGIPIEFPVHPIQETGKRPTAALDRNLAYLSLVEVLFGYPLDGVVLTTGCDKTTPAMLMGAATVDIPAIVLSGGPMLDGHHRGELAGSGTIIWKAREMLAAGEIDYKEFMRMAAASAPSVGHCNTMGTALSMNSLAEGLGMSLPGGAAIPAPYRERGQMAYETGRRIVGMVHEDLRPSRIMTKAAFENTIVLASAIGASSNCPPHMIAIARHAGVELDLSDWQRVGHDVPLLVDCQPAGRFLGEGFHRAGGVPAVMRELLRAGRLHGDVLTVNGRTLAENLEACPPGDPEVIRPYDRPLKTDAGFLVMTGNLFESAVMKVSVIGDEFRARYLSDPDHPHMFEGKAVVFDGPEDYHKRIDDPSLGVDERSILVMRGCGPVGYPGAAEVVNMRPPATLIKKGVHALPCIGDGRQSGTSASASILNASPEAAVGGGLSLLRTGDRIRIDLEARRVDMLVDEAELERRKAEAPEEPYPPNQTPWQELYRRHVSQLSTGGCLDFATTYQKIAHTYSPRHSH
- a CDS encoding aldose 1-epimerase; protein product: MTNPAVPDVLTIAAGGLFLDVVPEVGGSIAAFRGEREGRRIDWFRPASAAALAERNPREMASFPLVPFCNRIRDGAFTFEGTTVRLPRNYAKSRHPIHGNAWQQPWTVVEHAVASVTLALKYEPPRGWPDVWPFPYEARQTYALTPDALTVTMTVRNPGGRPMPLGFGHHPYYSRTPGMTIQARVSAIWSSDEDVMPTRLEHTAVVDRLADGLRAADAVLDNNFVGWDRTALIRWPEWQAGLRVTADEPLRFLVLYIPSDENLIALEAVSNCTDWLNLTHLGPDKVGGTVVAPGAEVTASFRVEPLW
- a CDS encoding phytanoyl-CoA dioxygenase family protein, whose product is MPGRYDAATLDALAETAKRDSYVVLKGHFPAEKLLAWREAFQPLFDARVAEEGDRLQNRGSGRYYVTLPFQGVFADPGIFEDEDILGLVERLVGRDPVMCQLASDTPVRGSDYQEVHRDTPPLFPEWGVETPSYQLAVNFPLCDVTMENGPIEIAKGTHMVTRDVGMAKIQSGESPLEPVPMRLGDVMVRDVRHLHRGTPNRTDVPRPMVVIGYSRKWLFRPEVSIQVPRAVYDGLSDRAKHLLRHNPIVESLEQVKPTETYQAFAY
- a CDS encoding ABC transporter permease; the protein is MTAVDVRTTGPSGPPGTRPATLAGRAGSAVARQGVLVALVLVIAFGALRYENFLGAYNIASVLAYNSMFALIALGMAFVIMTGGIDLSVGAVAAMASVISALLSPYGVGPALAGGVAAGLAAGLLNGVVITYLGILPFIATLASMLAAYGTALLLAGNQSVSVSWDGSFIELGQGMVLGVPIPALIAGGAYLLGSLVLNFTAFGRTTLAIGGNEEAARLMGLRVARVKVGVYVLSGGLAGLAGVILASQFGAGQPTEGAGWELFAIASVVVGGTLLTGGVGSVGATLSGVLLLGLLFNILNFENGRGVISLSAYWQSVIRGAFLLLVVVLQSRLTAGRGN
- a CDS encoding ABC transporter permease, with the translated sequence MTEAALREGPAQPGRPAARLRGLARDWGAVAALAALLLFNALVTPNFLTWQTFNINLTQVATIVIVATGMTLVIATGGIDLSVGSLMAISGALAPLIFKGALFGPLDPAVGAALAIALPIAAAGVLGVFNGVLVTRFAIQPIIATLVLFIAGRGIAQVMTNGNLQTFSNPSFQWIGLGRVFGLPVQAVLMLAIVAVAAWALRSTMFGRHVLATGGNERAARLAGVPVRGVKLAVYAIAGLLSGLAGLVVIAINSSADANLIGLGMELDAIAAVAVGGTLLTGGRATVVGTLVGALIIQLVRYTLLANGVPDAAALVVKAGIILLAVWLQRQGSAR